The genomic stretch GAACGTGCGCATGCCGGGCTTCCGCCCGGGCAAGGTTCCGCTCAAGATGGTGACGCAGCAGTATGCGGGTCAGGTGGAAGCCGAAGTGCTGAGCGACAAGGTTGGCAAGCAATTCTTCGATATCAGCCGCGCGGAGAACCTGCGCGTGGCTGGCCAGCCGAGCTTCGCCCCGAAGGCGGACGCCGTTGAAGGCGACTACGCATTCGACGCGACATTCGAGGTTTACCCGGAGGTGAAGCTGGGCGACGTCGCCACGGCTGAGATCGAACGCACGAAGACCACCATCAGCGACGCGGAAATCGACCGCACGCTGGACATCCTGCGCAAGCAGCGGGTGCACTACCACGCTCGCGGCGAAGCGGGCGAGCACGGCGACGGCGGTGCGGATACGGCAGCCAAGGACGGCGATCGCGTGACGGTCGACTTCGTCGGCAAGATCGACGGTGAAGCATTCCAGGGCGGCACCGCAGACGACTTCGCGTTTGTCCTCGGCGAAGGCCGCATGCTGCCGGAATTCGAAAAGGCAGCGCTTGGCCTAAAGGTCGGCGAGTCGAAGGAGTTCGACCTTGCCTTCCCGGAGGACTATCACGGCAAGGAAGTCGCCGGCAAGACCGCGCAGTTCGCGATCACGATGAAGAAGATCGAGTGGCCGCACCTTCCCGAGATCGACGCTGAATTCGCGAAGTCGCTCGGCATCGAAGACGGTGACCTGACGAAGATGCGCAATGAAATCAGGGACAACCTCGAGCGCGAAGCGAAGCGCCGCACGCAGGCTGTCGTGAAGAACCAGGTAATGGACGCGCTCCTGAAGATCTCGGAACTCGACGTGCCGAAGGCGCTGATCGAGCAGGACCAGCAGCGACTCGTCGAAATGGCGCGTCAGGATCTGGTGCAGCGCGGCGTACCGAACGCCAAGGACGCACCAATCCCCGCAGAAATGTTCGCCGAGCAGGCCGAGCGCCGCGTCAAGCTGGGCCTGGTGCTGGCGGAACTGGTGAAGGCCAACGAACTGCAGGCGAAGCCGGAGCAGATCCGCGCGGAAGTCGACGAATTCGCGAAGAGCTACGAAGACCCGAAGGAAG from Paraburkholderia phymatum STM815 encodes the following:
- the tig gene encoding trigger factor — encoded protein: MANVVENLGKLERRVTISLPKDAVQKEVDSRIRQLAKNVRMPGFRPGKVPLKMVTQQYAGQVEAEVLSDKVGKQFFDISRAENLRVAGQPSFAPKADAVEGDYAFDATFEVYPEVKLGDVATAEIERTKTTISDAEIDRTLDILRKQRVHYHARGEAGEHGDGGADTAAKDGDRVTVDFVGKIDGEAFQGGTADDFAFVLGEGRMLPEFEKAALGLKVGESKEFDLAFPEDYHGKEVAGKTAQFAITMKKIEWPHLPEIDAEFAKSLGIEDGDLTKMRNEIRDNLEREAKRRTQAVVKNQVMDALLKISELDVPKALIEQDQQRLVEMARQDLVQRGVPNAKDAPIPAEMFAEQAERRVKLGLVLAELVKANELQAKPEQIRAEVDEFAKSYEDPKEVVRWYYSNQQRLAEMEAYVVESNVVDFVLSKAKVTDKEVSFEELASATAQA